In Camelus ferus isolate YT-003-E chromosome 21, BCGSAC_Cfer_1.0, whole genome shotgun sequence, the DNA window CACCTCTTTGGTGACTTCTGTTCTAGGATTTGGTGAGCAAGTTGGTGTTGATCCTCTCTGTATTCAACGATATTGAAGATTTTGGAGGATTTTTGAAGACACCTCCTCTCAGCTTTTCCTCTCTGTATTAGAACCCTCGTACTTTGAATCTGTCCCAGGATGATGAAACAGATGTGTTTGGGATTTATTTAGAAACTGTATCTGAAGCAGGTCACACTgatttggaaggaaggaagtgagctTGAATCAGGAGACTAAATCCTGGAGAAGAGTTGTAATTTGCAATTCAAGGTACACTGAGGAAGGAGTGCCCTAATGAATGTTTTATCTCTGCTTGGTTTCCAGGGTACTTCATCCTCCAGGCCCCATATTCTGTGTTTGAAGGTGACGAGTTAGTCTTGAGATgccagaaaaggggaaaagagaaaatgactgcTGTGAGATACATTTGGAATGGAAAAGTTATTTCTAATTCTAGTAAAAGCACAGATATTTTGATACCACAAGCAAGTTTAAATAACAGTGGCTGTTACCAATGCATTGGATCCTTGGAAAACGCTTATGTATTAAAATCAAATCTCAGATACATTCAAATTCAAGGTAAACCCTTCCTGTCATAGGACTTTGCCTACCAATGTCGAGTTAGGGGAATTGGGCACATCAGTGGGGATCTATGTAAGTTGATATCATATCAAAATTCTAGATAAATGCGAGGCTAAAGTCCTCTAAGGGGCAGAGAAAGTGGAATGATTTGACTTAAAATAATCCCCGGGGGGAACTGTGATAGAGTAGTCAATCGGTTTGTTGGTCTTGCTGTGTCCGAAGTTTGCTGGAACTGAGAATCTAAACCTGCCTCTCCCAGAGCTCTGAAAACCCTCACACAGAACTTGATTTACTTCTTGTCTCTAGAACTGTTTTCACGTCCAAAGGTGAAAATCACAGACTCTCAGCCTACAGAAGGGAATTCGGTAAACCTGAGCTGTGAAACACAGCTTCCTCTAGAGCGACCGGACACTCGGCTTCACTTTGTCTTCTTTAGAGACAATGGGGTCCTCCTCTCAAACTGGAGCAGGTCCCCGGAACTCCAGATCGCAGCCATCTGGAAAGAGGACTCAGGGTCCTACTGGTGTCGTGCTGAGACGGTGACCAGCAGTGTCCACAAACACAGCCTCCCGCTCGAGATCCATGTGCAGAGTGAGTGCCGGAGAGGCAGGCAGGCGGGGCCAGGCTGTGGCTTCTTCCCTGACTGCTCCTTCTGACCCTGTGCACATAGAGACTGCCCAATATAGATGGATTTTGTCATCCTGACAGGGGCCAGGCTTAGACTGAGAAGGGAGGtactataataaaagaaatacaagattTCATTTCCACCTCTGTTTCTCTAAAAACTCAGTCTTTCTTTGAAACTCTATTGCCTTGAAATGATAGAGGTGATTCATGGAGGTAGATATAAGAATTGGGGGGAaaatatccaaaaacaaaaaacaaagtgcCCTGCTACTGAACTGACAGATTCTAGGATGTCAAATCTCAGGACAAATGATTTGGAAGACAAGCATCCCGAGATGGGTCATAATCAGTAGCAGCAAATAGTGTGAGTGGCTGTGATGTGTGAAGCAGAAGAGAAGGACATATGTACATACAAAGATAAATGCAATAAGTACCAGCTTGTCTTAGCTACCAAAGCAGGACTTCTGGAAATGGGTGTGGTCTGGGTCAGTGTGATGATAGCCACCATTGCTATGACCTATCCCTCAGAATAATTTAGACTGACAACTAGGACATGAGACAAAACCCATATGCTTTTCCAGGGAGAGTCAGGTTTTCTCTCCCGATGCCTTGTGTACCAGGATGGGAAGTTTGTTACATTTAGTGATACTCTAGGTCCAAAATCCACCGTCTATGGGCTATAGTGCCAGCACATAAAAGTGACCCTACGCAACATCCTAGCCCTGCCCGCCTCCCATCATGCCCTCACCTGTTGCTTCGTGTACACACAGGGATCCCAGTGTCTGGCGTGCTCCTGGAGATCCAGCCCCAGGGGGACCTGGTGGTTGAAGGGGAGACGCTGGTCCTTGTCTGCTCTGTGGCTGAAGGCACAGGGAACATCACGTTCTCCTGGCACAGAGAGGATATGGAGGAGAGTCTGGGAAAGAAGAGTCAGCGTtcccagagagcagagctggagaTCCCTGACATCAGGGAGAGCCAAGCAGGGAGCTACTACTGCGCAGCTGACAACAGCTACGGCCTCATCCAGAGTGAGGCAGTGAACGTCACTGTGAGAAGTGAGTTTTAATCCCCACTGACCTTAATTATTCTTAGATTTCTCAAGTTAGGGATGTGCATGGCCAACCCTATCTTCATGATTCCCCTTTTCCTGTTTCCATTTTGCCATCTTCCATTGTGATAGATAAGTTCTTCCATTACATAACGATGACTCAGGTTACCATTGAGGTAATGCTGGCCAGGAGCCACGTCGCCTCTTTGGGATGGTTTGTGGGCCTGTACGCTGATCCATTGTGTGTTGATCTCAAATGGCATCTCACATCATTagtgttttgggggagggtgtagctccaTCATCTAAGCATCCACTGTTCTCTCCTTTCAGTAAATCATCCACAGCATATCTGACAGGTCTCTTCAAGTCTAAAAGGACCAAAGACATAAGTCTCTCCTTTACTCCATTACTGCAGGCCTGAGAGCGTCTCTGTACCCAAATTACATGCAGGTCAGGAAACTTACAAGTACCAAGAGCGAACACAGAGCCCTGTTACGTCCACACCTGTTATGTCACTCACTAGATCATCTCCTCAGTCTTGCGATTTTAAGTGCATTTAACACTTCTGTATATCATGACTCCCACATTCAATCTACAGCCTAGATCTCTAGTCTGAACTCAAGACCCATATATCCAAGTACTTCCACCAACTGCTCTACAGGAAAGGCTAATTGGCATCTCAAACTTAATTCACCCCAAaccaaacttttaattttcactcCAAATCTGTTCCTGCTTAAAACCTCCCCTTGGTAAGTGTAAAACACCACCCTCCTAGTTACTCTGGCCAAAAATCCGAACATCACTCTAGATCCTCCACATCTAGCCCACCTGCAAGTCTTGAAGGCACTACCTTCAAAATGTCACCAGAATATGACTGATTCCCACCACTTCCTCTGCCACCACCTGATCCAAGCCACCAACATTCTCTGCCTGGATTATTCCAATAACTCTCTGACCTTCTGTTTCACTTGTTGCTCAGCACAACCTATTCTTAACACAGCATCAGAAAGAACTCTCTGAATCATAGATTGGATCATGTTACTCTTCTGTTCAATATCCTCCTCTGGCTTCCCACCTCCTTCAGAGGGAGAGCCAACATCCTCTCAATGTCCTACCAGGTCCTGATGATGTGGCCCTCCTGCTACTTTGACCTGACCTCCCACCAATCTCCCTTCACCTTCTCTACTCTAGCCACTATGGCCCTCTGTCTCTTCCACAGACCTTTCAGTcacactcccacctcagggcctttgcactgctcTTCCCCCGTATCCTCATACTCATCCCCTTACTTCCTCCAGAATTCTACTCGCCTTCTCAATGAGACCTTCCCAACCATCCTATACAAAGTAGTATCTCTTCACCAAGGTGCCCCTCTCCAGGTCCTGCTTGATTCTTCTTCACAGCATGAGTCGCTGCCAAGCCATGGAGTCTTTGTTTGCTGTCTCCTCCCACACCTCCCATGGTAGCCTCATGAAGCTAGATCTCTGTCTTGACCATATTTATCCCAAATGCCTGTTCCAGTGCCCAGCTCATACTGTgcattcaatagatatttgttgaatgaataaattatacgTGTCATTTTTGTTGATTGTAGTAATAatcttagaaaataaagatattattatctccattctaTAGAAAAGGAATATGAAGCTTAGAAAGTTTTGGTAATTTGCATAAGATCACAAAGCTTATACCTGGAAGCCCAGATTTGAACCTCGATAAAATCTTTTGGCTAAAAAAGGACAGAGATCATTGTCAAAGTTCTTTGAAGAAGTACCGAACAGTCAAGCATCTACCATCAGCCATGCTAAATAAGCGGAGAGCTGTGTTGTTTATTTAAAAGCAGTCAGCCCTGACAGAGCCGTGACCCTGAACAATTTGGTTGGTGACTCTGGGAAGGGGGTTGCTATGCTAATGGCCCAGCTGCTGTGCAATTTTCCCTTCAGCTCCCTTGAGGCAAGTCTTGTGATCAAGCAAGGCCTTCCCAGGTCAGGGGACTGACATGTCTTTCCATAAACGGATGTCACAGGAGGGTCTGCATCTCACCCTCAGAATTTCGTAGTGAATAGTAACGTTGGGTGTAATTCCCAGCAGATAAGGGCAGAGACTAAGCCCGGTGTCATTTTAATGGCAATTCAAGAATCAGGTGGGCGAAGGGAAAAAGAGGTTAGCAAAGCTGAAAGCTGCCCAGGGATGTCCCCTGAAGACTCCTGAATGCCCTAAAATCCAGAGTGACTTTGGTGGTAAGAGTGTTGCTTTTCCAGGAAGGTGCTTGTATTAAAAATTTACCTTGGGGACCCCAAAGGTTGCCATGCTGAAGCACAGAGTAATTGCGAATCTGTTGGTAATTCACAACTAAGTGTAAcatttctcatcttccttttggAGGTTGAGATCATTAGGATGAATTAGCCTCCTCTGATACAGGCAGTGAGCCAGTTACTTCACACatggaatttcatttttctctcacaaacTCCTCTGCAAGGCAGATGTCATCATCTGCTCAGGAAATGGGATCTCAGAGGTTAAGCAGATGTCAAGGATTCCATTGATATTTGACAGAACAAGAATTTCTTCTTAAATCTTAATTCATAGATGTTATGCAAAATCTTGTGCTTAGAAATGGGAGAATTTCCACCAGGAGAGAAACTCTGACTGTGGCCTGGAGCACCAAGGCTACAGTGGTCTTTCTTAGCTTGCATTGCTATAGCCAGGTGGCTctaacaacagaaatgtatttctcacagttctgaaggccggaagtctgaaatcaggtcAAAGGTCAGGATGTCTGTATGGTCAGGTTTTAATGAGAGCTCTCTTCTTgtcttgcagacagctgccttctggctgtgtctTCATGTGACATagtcaggggagagagggagagaacctgctctctgatgtctcttcttaaaagggcactaatcccatcatgaggggcCACTCTCAGGATCTCATCTAAACCTGACTACCTCCCAAAGCTCCCATCTCCAAAACCATCACATTGGGGTTAGGGCTGCTTCAGCACGTGAATTTTGGTAGAACCCAATTTGGTCCATAGCAAGGGCTGAAGTTGGCAGGGGTGGTGTTGTGTGGGAGCAGGCCtcgtgttggggtggggggtccccTAAGCTGGTCAGAGGGTAGCATGATATTTCTGAGGGCCTAGGGCATAGTGTAGGGGAAACAAATAAGAACTAACACTTATACAGACATAGCACTTATCATGCGTCAGAAACTGTTcaaagcattttacatacattaactcgTTTTCTCCACCAATAATAGTGCTACTATAGCTgccattgtctccattttacagatggtaaaaCTGAGGCAAGGGAGATTAAATAAAGCTCCCTGACCACATAGCTAGTAAGGGGAGCAGCCAGAAATCTAGCCCCAAAACCTAACTTTAGATTCTGtgtcttccttttttgttgtcCCACtcaatatattgaaatataattgacatattgtgtaagtttaaggtagacaacataatgatttgctacatgtatatatttcaaaatgattactacaaCAAGGTTAGTTAGCACATCTATCACCTTACATAGTCGCAGTTGTgagtgtgtgatgagaacttttaaaatctactattttagcaactttcaaatatgcaacacagtATTCTTAACTAtaaccaccatgctgtacattacatcccccaaACTTctcatcttacaactggaagcttgtatcctttgaccaccttcacccatgtCCTCCCCCTTCACCCACTACCCCTGGCAACCAATTCAtcctctgtttttatgagtttggttttttaaaaacagtatttgtctttctctctgtccaacttatttcacttagagtaaTGCCCTCAAGCTTCATTCATGCTATTataaatgacagaattttatcttttaatggttatataatattccactatatatatgtgtatatatacacatacacatacaccatAGTTTTTTTGTCTATTCATACATGGAAGGACACTTAGATTGcccatgccttggctattataaataatgctgcaataaacatggggaTGCAGTTACCTCTTGGAGAtagtaattttgtttcctttggatatatacccagaagtcagattgctagatcatatagtcattctattttcaattttttgaggaatctacatactgttttccagagtggatgcaccaatttacattctgaccaacagtgcacaagggttccctttctccgCTTTCTCACCAACAttggttattttctgtcttctttataAAAGCCATTGTAACAGGTGTGAGTTgctacctcactgtggttttgatttgcatttccctgatgattagtgatattgagctcTTTTTCATGAACCTGTTGGcctttgcatatcttctttgtaaaaatgtctattcagatactttatccatttttaaattagattatttgaGTTTTTTGCTATGGAGTTGCATGACTTCCTTATATTattggatactaaccccttatcagatatatgatttccatgtattttctcccattctgtagattgccttttcatgttgctgattatttcttttgctgtacagaagctttttactTTAATGTTCtactacttgtttatttttgctcttttgctTGTGCTtatggtgtcatatccaaaaaatcattgccaagaccaatgtcaatgagctttttctctgtgttttcttctaggggttttatggtTTTGGGTCTTACCTTTAAGCCTTTAACgcatttcaagttaatttctgtgagtggtgtaagatagaggtccagtttcattcttttgcatgtgaatattcccagcaccatttactgagatatcttctccattgagtattcttggctcccttgccAAATATTAGTTGACGGTGTATGCATGGGTTTATGTCTGGGCTCTTGATTTGGTTCTGCTGGTTTAGGTATTTGTTTTTATGCTGATACCAATTTGTTTTGGTTACTCTAGCTTTGTTGTATAGTTGAAATCAGGGTGTGTgaagcctccagctttgttcttttgtcacaggattgctttgactatttggTATATTTTGTcattcatataaattttgggattttaaaaaaaatttcttcataaaTGCCATTGGAGTCTTGATAGAGATTGTGCTGAATCTGTAGATGACTTTGGATAGTATGAAccttttaacaacattaatttttCAATCCAcaaacatgggatatcttttcctatatttgtttcttcttcaattttGAAGAATAGTgtcttgcagttttcaatatacagaACTTTTAGCTCCTTGGTTAAATCTCTTAGGAAGTATCttattgtttttaatgctattgaaaatagaattgttttctttatttcttcttcagataATTTATTGTTTTGTATAGAAACaagattgatttttgtatgttgattttgtatcctgcaactctCCTGAATTCGcttattagctctaatagttttttgtttgtttggctggTTGGTTTTGgtgtggaatctttaggattttctttatttaagatcatgtcatctgcaatcagagacaatttttcttcttcctttccaatttggatgtattattattattattattattattattattattatt includes these proteins:
- the FCRL4 gene encoding Fc receptor-like protein 4 isoform X3: MILWASLLVLAAPVSGPLVPISKSVISLQPPWTPVFRGEIVNLTCNGFRLYAPEKVEWYHVSSRRRNSSETMGNILEVRDSGEYRCRAPGSFLSNPVQLIFHPGYFILQAPYSVFEGDELVLRCQKRGKEKMTAVRYIWNGKVISNSSKSTDILIPQASLNNSGCYQCIGSLENAYVLKSNLRYIQIQELFSRPKVKITDSQPTEGNSVNLSCETQLPLERPDTRLHFVFFRDNGVLLSNWSRSPELQIAAIWKEDSGSYWCRAETVTSSVHKHSLPLEIHVQRIPVSGVLLEIQPQGDLVVEGETLVLVCSVAEGTGNITFSWHREDMEESLGKKSQRSQRAELEIPDIRESQAGSYYCAADNSYGLIQSEAVNVTVRSVPGNRGGLVAARATGGTLSTLLLAVALLFYCWHRRKPGTSSGQSLNPPPCAPTVLLSTGDGFLGDTTRSPASPGPREHPHPVCPAPVGLQLLYDNVHLKERNLVYSEIQIVQPGEEGAGVVTPSVASPPVSHTQLPAATVPWNL